The Atlantibacter hermannii genomic interval CAATATACCCAACTGGTGGCGCGTCGCGTACGTGAGCTGGGTGTGTATTGCGAACTGTGGGCATGGGATGTTACTGAAGCACAGATTCGTGAATTCAATCCTAACGGCATTATTCTTTCCGGCGGCCCGGAAAGCACCACTGAGCAGAATAGCCCGCGCGCGCCGCAGTATGTCTTCGAAGCCGGCGTTCCGGTACTGGGCGTTTGCTATGGTATGCAGACCATGGCGATGCAGCTTGGCGGCCATGTTCAGGGTTCCGATGAGCGTGAATTCGGTTATGCGCAGGTAGAAGTTCAAACGAACAGTGCCCTGATTCAGGGCATTGAAGATGCGATCAGCGCAGAAGGTAAACCGCTGCTGGACGTATGGATGAGCCATGGCGATAAAGTGACCGCCATCCCGGCTGATTTTGTGACCGTCGCCAGCACCGAAACCTGCCCGTTTGCCATTATGGCCAACGAAGAAAAGCGTTTTTACGGCGTGCAATTCCACCCGGAAGTAACCCACACTCGTCAGGGCCTGCGTATGCTGGAGCGCTTTGTGCGTGACATCTGCCAGTGCGAAGCGCTGTGGACGCCAGCGAAGATTATCGACGACGCGGTAGAACGCATTCGCCAACAGGTCGGCAACGATAAAGTGATTCTGGGCCTGTCCGGCGGCGTGGACTCCTCTGTAACCGCGATGCTGCTGCACCGCGCCATTGGCGACCGCCTCACTTGCGTATTCGTTGACAACGGCCTGCTGCGTTTGAACGAAGCCGAGCAGGTTATGGATATGTTCGGCGATCACTTTGGTCTGAACATCGTCCACGTTCCGGCAGAAGCGCGTTTCCTTGAAGCGCTGGCTGGCGAAAATGACCCGGAAGCCAAACGTAAAATCATCGGCCGCGTTTTCGTGGAAGTCTTCGACGAAGAAGCGCTGAAGCTGGAAGACGTGAAATGGCTGGCCCAGGGCACCATTTATCCGGAT includes:
- the guaA_1 gene encoding bifunctional GMP synthase/glutamine amidotransferase protein is translated as MTDNIHQHRILILDFGSQYTQLVARRVRELGVYCELWAWDVTEAQIREFNPNGIILSGGPESTTEQNSPRAPQYVFEAGVPVLGVCYGMQTMAMQLGGHVQGSDEREFGYAQVEVQTNSALIQGIEDAISAEGKPLLDVWMSHGDKVTAIPADFVTVASTETCPFAIMANEEKRFYGVQFHPEVTHTRQGLRMLERFVRDICQCEALWTPAKIIDDAVERIRQQVGNDKVILGLSGGVDSSVTAMLLHRAIGDRLTCVFVDNGLLRLNEAEQVMDMFGDHFGLNIVHVPAEARFLEALAGENDPEAKRKIIGRVFVEVFDEEALKLEDVKWLAQGTIYPDVIESAASATGKAHVIKSHHNVGGLPKEMKMGLVEPLKELFKDEVRKIGLELGLPFDMLYRHPFPGPGLGVRVLGEVKKEYCDLLRRADAIFIEELRKADLYDKVSQAFTVFLPVRSVGVMGDGRKYDWVVSLRAVETIDFMTAHWAHLPYDFLGRVSNRIINEVNGISRVVYDISGKPPATIEWE